One part of the Pseudomonas urmiensis genome encodes these proteins:
- the cpaB gene encoding Flp pilus assembly protein CpaB, translating into MSSRLTMILAGLFLVAALLAGYWGLVLSRPPAPVAAPPSVEVTAQPVTAPAPIQVEEPRRSPIVVLRRDVAANTPLSEDDLLIERLQVVPQGAFQHIEQVLGRRSERALAQGAWLDEHSFQSGGPLARMIRSHERAVAVAVDDVVGAAGQVRPGDYVDVLLFLREENHNPQSSAQVILPALRVLSVGEQTGLANDGRPAQTAEEQQGRHDPIGTGNRTVALAVPEAFASRLMLAAQAGTLRLAVRSADEQLLAGYWANPQAKPQVETASRDLFRFSQLSQVPIANVAPAAGNPGMQIIRGAQSNDSVKTP; encoded by the coding sequence ATGAGCAGTCGCTTGACCATGATCCTTGCCGGGCTGTTTCTGGTTGCGGCATTGCTTGCAGGGTATTGGGGGTTGGTGCTGAGTCGACCGCCCGCGCCCGTCGCTGCGCCGCCGAGTGTCGAGGTGACGGCTCAGCCAGTAACCGCTCCGGCACCGATTCAGGTGGAGGAACCGCGCCGCTCGCCCATCGTCGTGTTGCGCCGCGACGTGGCCGCCAATACCCCTCTGAGCGAAGACGATCTGCTGATCGAGCGCTTGCAGGTGGTGCCTCAGGGCGCTTTCCAGCACATCGAGCAAGTGCTTGGCCGGCGCAGTGAGCGCGCCTTGGCTCAAGGGGCTTGGCTCGACGAACACAGCTTCCAATCAGGTGGCCCGCTGGCGCGGATGATCCGCAGCCACGAGCGGGCGGTGGCTGTGGCAGTCGATGATGTCGTTGGCGCGGCAGGGCAGGTGCGCCCCGGCGACTATGTGGATGTGCTGCTGTTCTTGCGTGAAGAAAACCACAACCCGCAGTCCTCCGCCCAGGTCATCTTGCCTGCGCTGCGGGTATTGAGCGTCGGTGAGCAGACGGGCTTGGCCAATGACGGCCGCCCGGCGCAAACCGCCGAAGAGCAGCAGGGGCGGCATGACCCGATCGGCACTGGCAATCGCACCGTGGCCTTGGCCGTGCCTGAAGCCTTCGCCAGCCGCCTGATGCTGGCAGCCCAGGCCGGCACCCTGCGCTTGGCCGTGCGTAGCGCCGATGAGCAGCTGCTGGCGGGCTATTGGGCCAATCCACAGGCCAAGCCCCAGGTCGAAACTGCCAGTCGCGATCTGTTTCGCTTTAGCCAATTGTCCCAGGTGCCTATCG